The Takifugu flavidus isolate HTHZ2018 chromosome 21, ASM371156v2, whole genome shotgun sequence genome has a window encoding:
- the arpp21 gene encoding cAMP-regulated phosphoprotein 21: MNEAAAESADAPSTPCDATACDLIICPSPSPPPSFCKQKDECSNNNKKLEQQQPCNQAQPKKKVKAKGKLVRSMAVCEESSPFEEPQAAPGPDVSSSCNVNERTSCKEEEGDGSADPKKHPLSKESSLEYTDSTGIDLHQFMVDTLNSNPRDRMTLLKLEQDMIDFITSNSPFKKFPQMSSYHRMLVHRVAAYFGMEHNVDQTGKSVIINRTSSTRIPEQRFLDEVHKDKTEEITHWKSILKRDNSSDDQSRLHPLREKQSKSVEEREEEYKRARDRIFSQEPQDGAHAETRAEEYNPYAETQRRRQLFRGSRDSSGSSWTGSSRQSSTEVDCRYSNDPQPWSSTDSDSSYQWASPAPKPRQPATHSWDARAHRSSISLFRLPPTCPLPSSPAIADEPGSSYIMENGIPPGSILVNPHTGKPFLNPDGTPAVYNPPDTQQPIRSQAPQHGSSSQHQQQQQQQVVQYSSVSYTAPQMPVAPSQPYAPIEELSAQFAHVSCQPTGEATPVYPPSQGFIYAAPPPPPQPQSYCQPSPQVPLYYYSQYPTSAQHPCRPVSPSQHIHSQAVQPAAGYSPALGVQQPPSHAQAQTVLGTYSHMASHQCGLVQGGVSVSYPQNKGVNQIGGEGGYCCVVAPPSHHGSCHPPSCANLSGPAWNSQY, translated from the exons ATGAACGAAGCGGCTGCAGAAAGTGCAGACGCCCCCTCAACGCCCTGTGACGCGACAGCGTGCGATCTAATCATCTGCCCCTCCCCATCGCCACCTCCGTCCTTTTGCAAACAGAAGGATGAGTGTAGCAACAACAATaagaagctggagcagcag caacCCTGTAACCAGGCGCAACCAAAGAAAAAAGTTAAG GCCAAAGGAAAGTTAGTACGGAGCATGGCCGTGTGTGAGGAGTCCTCGCCATTTGAAGAACCCCAG GCGGCTCCAGGCCCCGACGTCTCCTCCAGTTGCAATGTCAATGAAAGAACCTCGTgtaaggaggaggaaggggacgGGAGTGCCGATCCAAAGAAGCATCCACTCtccaaag AGTCCAGCCTGGAGTACACCGACTCCACCGGCATAGACCTGCACCAGTTTATGGTCGACACCCTCAACAGCAACCCCAGGGACCGCATGACGCTGCTAAAACTGGAGCAGGACATGATCGACTTCATCACAAGCAATAG TCCCTTTAAGAAGTTCCCACAAATGTCGTCCTACCACCGCATGCtggtccaccgggtggcggccTACTTCGGCATGGAGCACAATGTAGATCAGACGGGGAAGTCCGTCATCATCAACCGGACCAGCAGCACACGCAT ACCAGAGCAGCGTTTCTTAGATGAGGTGCACAAGGATAAGACGGAAGAAATCACACACTGGAAAAGTATTCTGAAGAGGGACAACAGCTCCGATGACcag TCCCGACTTCACCCCTTGCGGGAGAAGCAGAGCAAGtcagtggaggagagggaggaggagtatAAACGGGCGCGAGACCGAATCTTCAGCCAAGAG CCTCAGGATGGCGCCCATGCAGAGACCAG GGCTGAGGAATACAATCCATATGCTGAGACCCAGAGGAGAAGGCAGCTGTTCAG GGGCAGCCGCGACAGCTCGGGCTCCAGCtggacaggcagcagcaggcagagcagcactgaagtGGACTGTCGCTATAGCAACGACCCCCAACCTTGGAGCAGCACGGACTCGGATTCCTCCTACCAGTGGGCGAGTCCCGCGCCCAAACCCCGCCAGCCTGCCACCCACAGCTGGGACGCGCGCGCGCACAGGT CATCCATCTCGCTCTTCAGACTGCCCCCCACCTGCCCTCTCCCGTCTTCTCCTGCCATCGCGGACGAGCCCGGTTCATCCTACATCATGGAGAACGGGATCCCGCCGGGAAGCATATTAGTGAACCCGCATACAG GGAAGCCTTTCCTTAACCCTGATGGAACCCCCGCGGTGTACAACCCCCCGGACAcacagcagccaatcaggagccagGCGCCGCAGCACGGCTCTTCCtcgcagcaccaacagcagcaacagcagcag gtggTTCAGTACTCGTCTGTATCTTACACTGCCCCACAGATGCCCGTTGCCCCCTCGCAGCCGTACGCCCCA ATTGAAGAGCTCTCTGCACAGTTCGCGCACGTGAGCTGTCAGCCGACAGGCGAGGCCACACCTGTTTACCCTCCCAGTCAGGGCTTCATCtatgcagctcctcctccccccccacaaccccagAGCTACTGCCAACCCTCGCCTCAG GTGCCTCTATATTACTACAGCCAGTACCCTACCTCAGCCCAGCACCCCTGTAGACCCGTCTCACCAAGCCAGCACATCCACAGCCAAGCGGTGCAACCAGCCG ctggTTACAGCCCAGCTTTGGGTGTGCAGCAGCCGCCTTCACACGCCCAGGCCCAGACTGTCCTCGGGACCTACTCCCATATGGCCTCCCATCAGTGCGGCCTGGTTCAG GGAGGTGTTTCGGTATCCTATCCCCAGAATAAAGGTGTGAACCAGATAGGTGGCGAGGGAGGATACTGCTGCGTGGTCGCTCCGCCCTCCCACCACGGCAGCTGCCACCCGCCCAGCTGTGCCAACCTCAGCGGCCCAGCCTGGAACTCGCAGTATTGA